In Dama dama isolate Ldn47 chromosome 22, ASM3311817v1, whole genome shotgun sequence, the genomic window CATCCTGTCATTTCTTGAACACTTGCTTGCTTTCTGGCATAAGATGTCCTGGGCTAAGACTTCCAGGATTCCCTGAGAAGCACTGCTCTACCCCGATTCCTATAGAGAAGCTTCTGCTCCGTAAATTCTGAAGCCCCTTGCCCTCCAGCCAGCCCCTCTGGAGTCCTCCAACCTGAAAGTCACACTTTCCCATCTGCTTCCTGCCCTACCCTGGTTCCTGGTTTATGCCTCAGCTccttcatctgtataatggggctAGTAATATCTCACTGGGCAGTTGTGATGATAAAATAGATGACCTAGGAAAAGGGCTTGACCCAGTGCCAGGTAGGAGGCAGACACCTGCAAGGGTGTTTCATCAGTCCTCTCCTAACTGTCCCATCCCTTCTTTTTAGGTCCTCAGAGGCACATTCTCTGCtttaatttactattttattCATTGCCTGCCCCTCCCCATTTCTGTTTCTCTTGTCATCCACTCCTTGTAGTCACACCTGAAGATATATGCAATATCTGACTTTCCAACCCATCTTCCAGGCagttaatacattattttttttttaacttttaacaaAAGTATTTTAACTACAAAATGCTTTTCAGGAGTCCACAAGTTTTACATCTCTAAAAAAACGACAAAATTTTTAGGGTTCAAAAATTCTGTTCTTCAAAAGAAATGACTAAGTGTTTTCTTCTATAGTTTCAATCTTTCTACACTCAACTATTTGACTGCTCTGTGCTACCCCAGACAGACCTGACTTGACTGGACTGCTTTATGTGTTACTAACTTTcacaaaagaaagttaaaaaaggaGTTTGTAGTCAATGCAAATCTCTAATACAATGTTTAATGCAATATCTAACacaaaagaagatttaaaaagatcatttctttcctcatttgATTTGCCAGGAGTTAATTTTctgtaaaagcaaaaagaaaaaaaaaaatttacaagttGTAACACTGAGGGTTCCTTTCTCACTCAAGATGTTTGCTACTCAAAATGACAACAATTACATCTTTAAGAATATAATGAAACGGGTGGAAAACAGCAATACAATTGACAAAGTGTAGATGTTAAATAAACTAAAGATTTTTTAAGGGAGGAAGGATTAGAAGCTTGGGGAAATccagaatttggaaaaaaaaaaaggaaagagaaaaagatgtcCTCAACTGCGACCCCTCTGTTTATCAGTAGCGTCTTGGCTGCAGGACGGAGCGCTGGATCATGATCTATATCGACCACAGTAAGGAGAAGGGATCTTCTGTACCGGTGATCACAGCCTTCATATCTGTCGTACCCACGATCGTACCCTCTATCAGAGTAAGAGACTCGGTTCTGCCTCGTCCTGCGCCTCCACACTCCCGCCACCGCCGTAGGACGGTCTGCCAGTGTCTATACCTGGGCCCCCTGGGTGATAGAACAATCCACACAAACTCTCCTACCACCCAGTTCCGGCCCATTTGCCCTTTGAGTCATCTACTCTctctaaataaacaaaagcataCCCTCGGGATCATCCAGTTCGTGGGTCATAAACCACATTGACGCCACTCAGTGGTCGTACCATTGAGTGTACAGGCTGAGGGGTTCACCCGGCTGCCTGCATGTCTCCTCTGGTTAGAGACTGGAGAGTGACGTCGGCTCCTTTGACGCCGGTATCCTGATGCACCTGACCTACTTCGAGATCGTCTCTCTGGCCTCAAAGTTGTTCTCCTCTACATCACTCGTGCCAGCCAGGCACTCCCCAGAACTAAATAAGAGACAGGTCTCGGCTTGAGGACCAATGGCCTAATCAACTCGATAACTGGATGGTGAGGAAGAGGGAAGGGTCAGCAACAACAGCCCCTCCACTCCACTCCTGCTCTGGCAAAAAGGCGCCACCAatgccttattttaaaaatacacagcagaaaagtattttgttgttgttgttattcagtcactaagttgggtctgactcttcgtgacccccatggactgcagaacaccaggctcccctgtcctccactatctcccaaatttgcttaaactcatgtccatcgagttggtgatgccatccaaccatctcatcttctgtcatccccttctcctcctgccttcaatctttcccagcatcagggtcttttctaatgagtcagctctttgcatcaggtgaccaaagtattggagcttcaagttcagtatcaggccttccaatgaatattaaggattgatttcttttaggattgaccagtttcatcttcttgcagtccaagggacactcaagagtcttctccagcaccacagttcaaaagcatcaactcttcaacactcagctttctttatggtccagctctcacgtttgtacatgagtactggaaaaaccacagctttgcctCTACGGATGCTTTtgggatgtttgttggcaaagtgatgtctgtccTACTCAGTAcatagtctaggtttgtcagagctttccttccaaggaacaagagtcttttaatttcacggctgcagtcaccttctacagtgattttggagcccccccccaaataaaatctgtcactgtttccacatttcccctttctctttgccatgaagtgatgggactggatgccatgatcttagttttttgaatgttgagttttaagccagctttttcactctcctctttcactttcatcaagaggctctttagttcttctttgatttctgccataagggtgatgacATCTGCATacttgaggttgttgatgtttctctcggcaatcttgattccaccctgTTATTCATCCAGTCTGGAATTTTGTATGAGCATAActtgtactctgcatacaagttaaataagcaaggtgttGAGATACAgactcgatgtactcctttcccaattttgaactagtttgttccttgtctggttctaactgttgcttcttgacctgcatacagatttctcaggaggcaggtaagttggtcggatactcccatctccttaagaattttccacagtttgttgtgatccacacagtcaaaggctttagcatactcgatgaagcagaagtagatgtttttctggaattctctttctcccATACAcgccaatgttcatagcagcactatttacaacaaccaagaaatggaagcaaccgcAACGTCCATTAACAGGTCTGTGTTTGAGGgaacagcaatcagagcagaaagagcTCTGTAGGTCCTCATCCAAGTCCTCACATTATACTGGAAAACTGCAGCCCAGATAGAGTGAGAAACTTGAGGAAAGTCCCAAGCACAGGTTGGGGGGGCTGAGTTTAGAACCCAGACTCCCCCTCCAAGGGCTCTCCCAGGTCCCTGATTCAACACAGCTGCAGAATTAAGTCTGACTTGACCCCCAAGACCCGATGGATATTGTGTGTCCAGCTCCCCAACTTCCTGGCTGCCAGGTTCCCTTGcactctcagtttcctcatctgtgaaatgggggccAGAACAGCCCTCCCTTCACGACTGCCAGAGACATGGCAGAAGAGCTGGTCCCGCTCACCTGAGGCCCCATCACCCAGAAAGCTGGGACTGTGCTCCGGACCAAGGGCGTGCGTGTCGGGGTGCGTTAAGGTGCTCACACCGTGCTGACGCTTCCAGGGCACacctggggagggggatgggggcgggggtcTCGGCTCGAGGGACCTCATTGGCTGGTGGGGCGGGTGATGCAGCCCGGGGGCGGGGCTTGGGCTCCCGCCTGAGCTTCACCTCTTGGCCACAAGTCCTACTTTGCACTCAACCAGTGAAGCTTCCCGCTGGAGCACCCCCTCTCTGCCCCGTCCGCCAGCGATCACCCGCTCCCGACCCTGTTCCGGCCGCATCCCTGGGTCCGACCCCGTCGCCATGAGCTGCTTCGAGAAGGAGGGCAGCTGGAGCCTATCCTTCGCGGGCGCGGGTTTCCTGGGCCTCTACCACGTGGGGGTGGTCCACTGCCTGAGGCAGCGCGCCCCCCGCCTCCTCCGCGGCGCCAGCCGCTTCTATGGCTCCTCCTCCGGGGCGCTCGTAGCCGTCAGCGTCGTCAGCGGCTTGTCTGTTGGTGAGTCCGGCGACTGTCTGCGTGGACCAGGAGCGCAGGGAGCATCGGCTTGCATGCCCCAGTCGACGCTGATTCCAACCCGCGAGGGTGGGCTTGGAGAGGGGTGTCTCAGGGAGCCTGGCGCGGTGCCCTGCGCTCCCTACAGCCAGCCCCTTCCCACTTAATCCTTATGAGAACCCCAAGGACGTGGGACCACCGGcatccccattttccagaggatAGATCTGAGGTTTAGAGCCTGGAAGACTGTTCCCAAGGTCAAGAGGCTGCAcagagcatttatttatttattttaatatttatttatttggctgtgcctggtcccttagttgtggcatgcaggatcttttagttgcagcatgtgggatctagggatccctgaccagggatggaacccaggccccttgctttgggagcccagagtcttagccactggacgaccagggaagccccctgcacAGAGCGTTTGGAAGCAGCACTGGATGCAAATTCTGAGCTGGAGTGGAGGGGGGAGACCATTCATTCCCATGGCACCCGGGAGGGAGGTCAGGGGCTGAggacccccctccctcccccaccctgcagACTTGTGCTGCTCCCGCCTCATGGCCGTGGTCAAGCAAGTGGAGCAGCTGAGCCTAGGCATCTTCCACCCTGCCTTCACGCCCATCGAGACCATCAGGCAGGACCTGCAAGACTGGATGCCCGCCGACGTTCACATCCTGGCCTCCCAGCGGCTGGGCATCTCGCTGACCCACTGGCCCGACGGTGAGAACGTCATTGTCACCGACTTCGCCACCCGCGATGAGGTCATCGAGGTGAGCAGGGGGCGGGACCCAGGGCCTGGCAGCAGGTGCGTGAGTGCCATCTCCTGCCCCAGTGACCTGCAGGCGCCTTCCAGGGCAGACTCTGCTCTGGGGCCCTGGGAAGGGGGTGCGGATCAAGCAGGAGATAGACCTCATTTTGTTTACTAACGAGGGAGTTGAGTTGCACAGGGGGGGCGGCCACGTGAGTATGGCTCCCGAGCCTGCTGTTCGGAGGCCTCTCAGCTGTACACGGAGGGTATGGCTGGGGTAGAGCGGTCAACTCAGGCTTCTTCAGTCGGGGCCCCCCTGGGTCTGCTCTTCCTGGAGGGGGGGGTGCCTGTCCACCCTAACCTGGTCCTCAAGGTGCTTTTTGATGCAGCAGGGAAGCATCGATTCTCTATTATGTGCCAGTCACCACCCCAAGTGGGGACAGCAGAATGACACAGACAAAAATCCTTGTCTTCTGGGGGCTCCTATTCAAACCTGTGAGGGTACAGATAATGGCCACAAGCTCATGTAACGAAATAAGAAACAATCCAGTGTTGGAATAAAATCGGGGGATACAACAGGGAGCCCCTGAATCAaggaggggcagggtccctggggAGCTCAGAGAAGTGTCGGGCACAGCTCTGCTCAGCCTTGCCACCCGGGTCCCTGCAACAGAATCCTCTTCACCATGGTGCCCCATCGCCCCACACGGGGACCATCTCTGGGTGCTGACCGGTGTATGcagtgctgtgctaagtcactctattcgtgtccagttctttgcgacccccggactgtagctcaccaggctcctctgtccatgggattctccaggagggaatactggggtgggttgccatgccctcctcgacgggatcttcctgacccaggggtcaaacctgcgtctccgtGTCTCCCGCATCGGCAGGCGGGAAGCCCAGTGTGTGCAAGAGAGGCGCCAGTCCTTTGCTGCGAGTTCAAGTCCATGGGCTCCTGGGACTCCAATGAGTGTCCCAGATCCAGGTCTGGATGGCACATAGTATGAGTGTCCCAGATCCAGGTCTGGATGGCACATAGTATGAGTGTCCCAGATCCGGGTCTGGATGGCACATAGCGCAGGGCCTGGCActcagcaggtgctcagtaaacgcTAGCTGCTGGTGCTCTGATGACGAATCCATGGGAACAAAGCTCTCAGCTGCACCTCTACCCTGTCAGAGGTGGGATGGGTTCTGCATCTCCCAGAAAGTGCTAGAGGGATGTTTCCAGAAGTCGAGTCCCAAGAGACAGGTTCTATGCTCGATGAGTCTGGTAGGTCCTAGGTCAGCGGCTTTCAACTAAGGGTGATTTTCCCACCTGGAGACATTTAGCAACATTGGAGACATTTTTGGCTGTGACAGCTCtatgtgagtttgtgtgtgtgtgtgtacgcgcgcTTGCGAGCACAAATTACTGACAGCTACAGGGTACAAGCTGGGGATGTTGTTAAACATcctgcaatgcacaggacagccgcCCTCCCGCCAACGGAGACTTCTCCAGCCCCCAAACGTCACTCGTATCAGGGTCTCTGTTAAGCATCTTTTTCACCGCAGGACTTGTTAGAGCCTCTACTGGGAGGGGTGGACAGTGTTTTCCAAATGGGGAGAGAATCAGGGATCTTGTCAGAGGTGCCCCTGGTAGGATGACCCCTGGTCCAGAGAACACACTTTAGGAGACATACCTAGATTCTCGGTGGAGAATTCCTGGCAGTTGGATAAAGGAGAAATGGCACTTGGTGTCTGTCTATCCTTGAGGGAAAAGTCCCAGCAACAGTCCTGAGTCAGCAAGGGACCTAGCAGGAAGAGGAGGGCAGGTGTCACAATGGACTCCTGTTCAAATCGCCTCCTACGTTtctgttttttggctgcactccaCAGcctgcaggattttagttccctgaccagggattgaacccttgcccctgcagtggaagcgctgaGCCCTAAGCACCAAACCCTCAAATCCCTTCTTAACTCTGAGAACTAGGCTGGGACGAGGTGATACCTCCCCTCCCTGGACACGGCTCTCCTGACTCCGGTGTGGGCTGTTCTGGGTTAGTCTGCATGCCCAGAGCGGGTCCTGAACTCTGGGAACGTAAGCGATTGTGTTATCACTGGCTTATCTCCCCAGGCCTTGGTCTGCTCTGTGTACTTCCCTTTCTACTGTGGGACGATTCCTCCCACGTTCAGAGGGAAGGTGAGTGCACTTCGGGGGCTGCCCCAGCCCTACCGAGGGGTGTGTGGGTGGAGGAACCAGGGCTCCTGGAGCACTTATTGGGTGTGTCAGCTGCCCCCACACCCTGGTCCCAGAGGTGCTCAGAGCAGCCCAGGTTAGGGGCTGGCCTGGTGGTTCGGGGCAGCTGGAGGTGACCTGCTGCAGCCAGTTTCCGGGGGTGGCTTCGTGGCCGTGTGGGTGGAGAGCACCTCCAGGGCAGCCAGGCCCCCTGAATTGCAGCGCTACATTGACGGCGCTTTAAGCAACAACCTGCCCTTCGCGGACTCGCCCTCCGCCATCACCGTGTCGCCCTTCCATGGGACGGTGGACATCTGTCCCCAGAGCAGCTCGGCTAGCATACACGAGCTGAATGCCTTCAACGCCAGCTTCCAGATCTCCACCGAGAACTTCTTCCTGGGCATCACCTCCCTCATCCCCTGCAGCCCCGAGGTAGGTCTGGCCCCCCCACTCCCCGTTACCAGCCTTGAAGGTGTTAGAGGCTTGGCCGTGAGCTAGTGCCCCGTGAGTCAGACCCTGTGCCCGGGAGCCCTCCCCACAAGCTCGGGGCAGTTAGGGTGTGTGTCCTGAGCCTCACGGTCAAGCCCTTAAACACAGCCTGGGCTCCCGATGTGTCCTGACTCATGCTTCATGTCAGGGCAGCACCCCAAGGCCACCTCTGCTGAAATGGGGTTTAAGCCAGGCCTCTGAGGGTGCTATTCAGGGTTAGGCTCGGTGACAAGGTACTGCGGTCATCTCCATTCCTCAGGGAAGgacaccgaggctcagagagggtaagcAACTTcttcaaagtcacacagcctgGAAACAGCAAAGCCAGACTTCAGATCCTCAGCTAGCCCGAACCCATGATCAGTCTTAACGGCTGCCCTAGACTGTGGCCAGACTGACCTTCTGTAAGGCAGCAAGGTACAAGCACAGAAAAAGGTGGACAATAGACCCCCGTTTCCTGCTTTTTGCTCTTTGGGAATTTCTGGGACGTGGGTGATTTGATAACCGTTTGTCATCCTAACAAGCTCCTTCATGCCAGTCACACTCTGGCCCTCCCCTAGTCCTCCACTTCTTTTATGGTTGTgtagtattttttaattcatgaaaCAAAGTCCTGTTCATTTAAGCTGATCCTCCCTACACCCATGGAGTGGACAGAAAATCTCAGCCcaattttacagctgaggaaggcGAGGCCTGCAGGTGACTCTGCTTCTGGTAGGGCTCTGATTGAGAGCCTTGGCCATCTCAGGGTGGTCCTGGCCATGAACACCCAAGGGCAAAGGGCACTGCTGTGTATTGATCTGTAGGGCTCAGACATTCCTGGCCAGGCCTTGTGATCCCATTTtccagagggggaaactgaggccagaaaagGAGAGTCTGGAGCaaaagcccccagcccccagggtgTCTCAGAGTGGGAAGGTGAATGAAGCTGTCGGGAGGGAGTTGCTGGAGAAGATGCCTCCCCCCTGAGGTCCTGGGACTCTCCCCATTCAGTGCTGGCCAGGGACACTCGGGGTCCTCGAGTCCTGCTGAGAGGGGGTCTTGGGAAGCCCAGGCTGCCCTGGGATCCAGTTGAAGATGAGTCTCTGGCCTGTGGCTACTGGCTCGAGGGGTGGCGCAGGCCTGCTGCACCCCAGCCTCACCTGTGTGTTGGCAGGTAATGGCCGACAGCTGCAGACAAGGCTACTTGGATGCCCTGAGGTTCCTGGAGAGACGCGGTAGGTGGCAGCCCCCCACAGGAGCTGGgcatcaccccccccccccatgtgaGTGCCAGGTAGATCCCGCCTCTCAGCTATTTGAGTTCTCAGGGACCTTGGCTCATTCATTCTCTTCCTCAGCGTCTGCTCTGTGCCGGATGCTGGGGACCCAGGGAGGAATCGCACATGTCTCCTAGTCTCCAGCTGCCTGCTGCCTGGGGCGAGGGGGACAGATCAAGAGAGAGACATCCCCCGGGATGATGGAGGGATGCTCAGGGTCACGGGAGCCCAGTGGGGGCACCTGACCCAGTctggtgggtggggtgggcaacgaggacttcctggaggtggTGACTGATACGCTGGGTTTTAACTAGTCATGAAGGCTACAGAAATATTGACAATGGGAAGGAAGAGGGCACTTTAGGCAGGGAGAAGAAGGGCAAGAGCAAAGGCACAGAACTTGGCACTTCGAGGGTGCATACATCAGTGGGgccataggggtgtgtgtgtgtgtgtgtgtgtgtgagacagagcaCTGGGCCGGTCAGAGAGGTCTTCTTAGCTGGAGAGCTTGGCTGTCATCCCACAGGGCCGTGCTCTTCAACATGGTAGAGCTGAGACTTGAACTCAGGccgtctggctccagagcccatgtcCCTTGACCCCCACTCTATGGCCCCAAACCCTCGGCAGCAGGAAGCACTCACTGAGCACATAATATGTTCAGACATAGAAAGCTCCGACCTAGGCTCGAGCCTTGTGTATTCATTGCATCTGAACAACCACACACAGCAGGTCCTAAGTTTCCCCCCCATTTTCTAGGGAGGGAAGCCACGTGCGGAGCTGTTAGATCACGGAGCTGGCGGTGGTGACCCCAGGATCCGAGTCTTAGGCTGGGTCT contains:
- the PNPLA5 gene encoding patatin-like phospholipase domain-containing protein 5; the protein is MSCFEKEGSWSLSFAGAGFLGLYHVGVVHCLRQRAPRLLRGASRFYGSSSGALVAVSVVSGLSVDLCCSRLMAVVKQVEQLSLGIFHPAFTPIETIRQDLQDWMPADVHILASQRLGISLTHWPDGENVIVTDFATRDEVIEALVCSVYFPFYCGTIPPTFRGKRYIDGALSNNLPFADSPSAITVSPFHGTVDICPQSSSASIHELNAFNASFQISTENFFLGITSLIPCSPEVMADSCRQGYLDALRFLERRGLTKEPVLWSLVSKEPPAPADGAPGAAHDGGQEAGLSLNWAVPNVLVKDVPDFEQLSPELEAALKKACMRDPGAWASFCRSGPGRVLTYLLLPCTLPFEYVYFRSRRLVAWLPDVPADLRWMQGLLRSLALEVYSRTKDQLLRLVGLLVTSPLQPKADPPKDLAKEPRPTHQA